The Brassica oleracea var. oleracea cultivar TO1000 chromosome C6, BOL, whole genome shotgun sequence genomic interval AATTGTTGTGCTGCACTAAAGCTTGCTAATTTAACTGATCGATTAATAAATTAATTACTCCAATACCAAAAAAACAATTAGTTATTATCGTCTCTTTCATGGTGATGTCTAATTCAGTTGGAGATTAATATAATATAACAATGGGTTAGTAAGTTATGATAAACATATGGTAATCCTCATTTTGCCATTCTTCAAGATTCATATTCAAGTAAGAGTCTATTCTAATACTTTCATCTACTGATTCCGTAAAATGCTTCTTATGTTTTCTTGACATTGCACACATTTACACTAACCAAATTTAGAAAACACAGAAATGAGGTATCTACTTCAGGGGAAAGTAACTAACCATCTAAGACTTCAACGAAACCACCTTCAGTTAAGTTCTCATAGTTCATAAAGATTACAAATTTTGCTCATTTTATTTCATGATGAATAAGTCAAGCTTATTAGTGTACAGATTTTCTAGTCAATATATATATACGATTTATATAAAAACAAATTGAAAAAATCCCTTAGACCTTTAGTTTAGTCCAGAAACTAAACTTGTTTCTAATTCAAGTAAAAGAAGTACTAACATATATAGGCATATCTTGCGCACACTGAATTTGTACGATTGTGATATCACTCTTTAATAAGTGGGTAGCCTAGCGAAATGTTTTATTAAAAAACTAAATTATTCCTTATGTTTTATTTAAAATCAATAATGTGTAAAGTATCGATACATACAATATCTATTTCTGTTTAGTTTAGGGAAATTGGAGTGCATATACATAGCAAAACCAAAAATCAAGTTTATAACCACAATAACTGGCTATAATATTCTTTGTGTAATATGTATAAAGACAAAAAGTGTCATTCATTCCACTGTTTCATTCTCACTCTCACTTACATCGTTGATCTCATTTTTTTTTTCTTTTCCAAAATTTATACTGATCTTTGTTTTTTTTCTTTTATCTTATGATCATTTACAAATTTTATCAAATTCTTGGAAAATGATAATTCGCATGACATGTAATCATCTGATCCAACAATTGTGGATGATCACTTTTTTCATATCTTTGTTTGGGTTTACAATTTTACTATTTTTCAATATATGTGAAATGAGAAACAGAAGATGCGTATCGGAGAAGATGAACAATACACATAAAATAGTATAATGCAACATGTATTGTTACTTCATCTTCATGTCTTGTCCTCTTCCTTCTCCTCCTCCTTTTTCTTCTCCTCCTCCTCTTCTTCCATCCCCATCAGTTACTACAAAAGATCCCACATGTGGCATTGCCACGTTCAGTTGTTTCATCACCACCACCATCTTTTCCTTCTCCACCATTGCCACACCCGTAATCTCCTTACCTTTTTCCAACATATCTTTTTCTCCTCTTCCACTTTTCGTGGTAGTTCTTCTCCTCCATCATTCATGGCCAGTGCCGGCCCTGACCTAAAGCTGGTAAAGCTAGGGTTTTAGGCGCCAAATGAGAATAAGAAATTAAGGGCATCCAATTTAGTAAAACTTGTGTGTAGTCTAATGGTTGTGCGCTTACTTCCCTTTGTTCAAAGTGCCAGGTTCGACTCCATGAGGGCGCCAAATTTAATTTTGCGTTAGGAGTCAATATATACTGGGTCGGGCCTGTTCATGGCAACACCTTTCAATTCCTCTGCAAATTGTATTTTTTCATAGTTTCATGATTCTTAACATTCACCTTTCACATTCAAATTTAGTACTTTGTGGTTTATTCTATTTGAAAAATAAAATAGAACTATCATTTTACGATCTCTCTTTCTGAGTTTAAGAAAAATGCTTGAAAACTTTTAATAGATATAGTATAGTTTAATATAACATTCCCAAGCTATCACATTAACTTTGACCCCTCAATTAGTTAGATATTACGGGTATACACATAAATGAAAAACTTATATGTTTGTGTCGAGTATTCTATAATATATCATAATCATATATATTATAGTCACGCAATGGATGAAACTCAACCTCGTAACTAAATTAATCTTTTATATGACTATACTATATGGTATGTAGTACAATATGACAACTTTAGCTTTGGAGTGTCAATATCACGTGCACGCGTTTTAAAAGAGACTTTGATCATATTTGTGCGCAAATTGTCACATCCGCTGCTTTTAACTGTAGTATGAGTATATTCTTAATTGTTTTCTCTCTTATGAATATAGAGCAAAATCACCCTTGTGTTTATCAGCAAAAAGTAATATGGTTACTTTATAAAACCGACAAAATCAAGTTATTTAAAGTACTTGTTTTGCTAATTTCGCTACGTTACTATATCTAAATAACCTTATATTTTTCCACTATATATTTGTAGCTGTTTAATATTGCAAATCCATAATTTTATACTGGATTGGAATGCGTTCACACTGGTCAATTACTTAATAGTGACATTTTTTATATTTCCCAATCACAGATGACCTTACCCACTTATCTATCTCTCTTTTGTTATGAGCAAAATCTCACTTCTCTCTCTCGGTCTGCTGATCTTACCATCCTTTGTGCCAAAAAGAGAAGGGTCTCTCAAGAGACAAGTGTTAGGATTACAAAGACAACACCAGCTTCCCTCTTCTCGACACGACCCTCTGTTACGTCTGCGCCAGCTATGTCCTCTCCTTGCCAGTTGCCACGTTTTAATACTCCCTTCTACTATATATACACACACTTACATTTCCTCATGTCTTGCCTAGTCACTCACCAAAAGTCGTCAAATAACAACTCCTTCGAGCTGTCAACATCAGCATATGTCATCCATAGAATCAAACGTAATGATGGTTGGTGCAAATAAGAAACAACGAACGGTCCAAGCTAGTTCAAGGAAAGGCTGTATGAGAGGAAAAGGTGGACCTGATAACGCGTCTTGCACATACAAAGGCGTTAGACAACGCACTTGGGGCAAATGGGTCGCTGAGATCCGTGAGCCTAACCGAGGAGCTCGTCTTTGGCTCGGCACTTTCGACACCTCCCGAGAGGCTGCCCTGGCTTATGACTCCGCAGCTCGTAAGCTCTATGGGCCTGAGGCTCACCTCAATATCCCTCATGAGCCCGTAAGAAGTTACCCCGAAACGACACAAACGCCAAGCAGCAACTCGGGTGGAAAAAGCGACTGCTGGGTCAACAAGGAGTCGCCTTGTTCATCTAACGAGATGTCATCGTGGGGAACAAGAGAGGAGATATCATGGGAAAATATGAACGCTGATTTGCCGGTAACGGATGATTCTTCTATATGGGAAGAAGCTACAATGTCGTTAGGGTTTCCGTGGGTTCATGAAGGAGATGATAATTTTTCTGCGTTTAATACTTGTATTTCCGGTGGCTATTCTAATTGGGATTCCTTTAATTTCCCCACTTTGAGGTTTCACTAAACTCTCTTAATTATAAAGACCTTATCATATACAATATACAAAATATACGTAAAATAATCTGTGATAGGAATATGTCTTTAATAAGCATACAGCATGTGTAAAATATACATCAGCTCCGTGTTAT includes:
- the LOC106299428 gene encoding dehydration-responsive element-binding protein 2D; its protein translation is MSSIESNVMMVGANKKQRTVQASSRKGCMRGKGGPDNASCTYKGVRQRTWGKWVAEIREPNRGARLWLGTFDTSREAALAYDSAARKLYGPEAHLNIPHEPVRSYPETTQTPSSNSGGKSDCWVNKESPCSSNEMSSWGTREEISWENMNADLPVTDDSSIWEEATMSLGFPWVHEGDDNFSAFNTCISGGYSNWDSFNFPTLRFH